The Leptospira noumeaensis genome includes the window CATCGTAGGATTTGCAGACTAAGTATTAGTGACGAACCTGACAAAGAATAGTTGGACGGACGAAATTTTCGACCGTCTGACAACCATCATACCAAAAGCTCCAGGCCTTGCCTGTTTTGATTTCGACAACACACTCATCCGTAACGACTTTGGTGAAAAAATCATGGAAGAACTCCTTCATGATGGACTTATCTACGTACAAAAAGATCTATCTGATTTTTTTCGTGATAAAGAAACATGGAAGGATCATACCAAGTTAGAAACTACCGAAAAAGAAAGATTAATTTGGGAAGAATACAGCTACCAACTTAAAGAATACGGAATCGAAACGGGATACCGTTGGACTAGTTTTATCTTCCAAGGAATGAACCAAAACGAATACTATGAAGTGTCTAGACGCACTTGGGAAAGAGTCAACATTCCTAACAGTGATTCGGGTGTATTTCCACAAGTGGAAATGAAAGACCTCATTGGTTATTTAAATTACCACCATTGGACTGTTTATATTGTGACTGCTTCCCCAGAACCTGGAATTGCTGCAGTTTCCCATTTTTTTCCTGTAGAAGAATCCAAAGTGATCGGGATGAGACAAGAGTTAGGTGAAGATGGAAAATACTCACACAAACTGATTGAACCTTATACCTATGGGGATGGAAAAGTCAAAGCCATAGAAGAAAGGATTGGTGTGTATCCAGACTTAGCTTTTGGAGATTCTTTTAATGACTATCCTATGCTTTGCCGGGCCAAACAAATGGCAGTGGGCATCAACCGTGACAATCCTGAATTTGCCAAAGCTTGTTCCGAAAAGGGAATTTATGTCCAACCTTATTTTACCTTTCCACCAGTATTCACATGAACCGACTCTATTTAGTATCTAATTCCATTGGGAATGACGCCGACATCCCTCCTCGCACCAAAACCTTATTAGAAGAAGCCGACTGGATCATTGGTGAGGAACAAAGAACGACCTCAACGATACTGAAAAAGTTAGGAATCGCAAAACCATTTGATCTACTCAACGAACACACTTCTCGTAAAGAGATGGATGAAATTGGGATGAAACTGGCGACTACAAAAAGAACCTGCCTCATTTCTGATTCAGGAAGTCCAGGCCTCGAAGATCCAGGCAAATGGCTTGTCCCTCTGGCATGGGAAATGGGTGTGGAAGTTCGTTCGGCTCCAGGTCCAACAGCCCTCGTCGCAGCCCTCACAAGTTCCGGATTTGCCACCTCCCCCTTTCTATTTTTGGGATTTTTGCCACGAGAAGAAAAGGAAAGAGAAAGGACTCTCAAACAATACTTGGGTCTTGGGATCACCATTGCCTTTTATGAAACCGCCTACCGAGCCAAACACTGCTTAGAAACCTTGTCAAAAATTCTCCCAGGCGACCGTCAGATTTTTCTTGCCCTTGGGATTTCCATGGCGAGCGAAACCAGCTACCGAGGTTCGGCCAAAGAAATTCATAAAAAATTTCCACAAGGCCTAAAACTCCCCCCGGTCTTTGTGATTGAAGAGAAAAAAGAAAGGTCGAAACGATAGTTTCTTGACAGTACCTCTGTTATATTGGACGCTTGGACAATGGTAAGTAAAGTAGAGCAACCGAGTGACGGAATAGACCAATTGATTTCAGAATCAGGCGATTATATAACAGATGTCGTCAAAGAAAATCTGAAACTCATCCGCCATACAAAAGGTTTTTCTTTGGACAAACTCGCAAACCGATGTGGTGTGAGCCGCGCGATGTTATCGCAGATCGAACAAGGAAAATCGGTACCCACAATTTCTGTGTTATGGAAAATTGCAAACGGACTCAACGTTCCTTTTTCCGAACTCCTTAAAGAAAAGAACCAAGACGGAATTCATATCCTCAAAGCAGAAAACTCAAAAGTATTGTATTCCAATTCCAAAGTTTTTGCAAGTCGCGCACTGTTTCCCTTCCTTGGAAATCGTAAAACAGAATTTTATGAACTGATTTTAAAACCAGGTGGACATGAAGTTGCAGAACCACATAAAACAGGAACCACTGAAAACTTGGTTGTTGTTTCCGGCAAACTACGGTTACGCGTTGGTGAAAAAGTTGTAGAACTTGACCAAAAAGATTCTGTGTTTTTTAAAGCTGATGTTTCGCATGAGTATTCCAATCCCACAGACCAAGAAACTTTAATGTATCTTGTTATGGATTACACGGACGAAATAGGTTAAGATTGGAATACAGAGAACTCAAAGTCAATTTACCCAAAGAATTATCTGACAGTTTTTACGAACTGTTGGATACATTACAATGTGCTGGTTATTACGAAATTTTATTTGATGGAGAAGCTCCCAAAGAAAAAGACCAGGGCCTAATCCGAGACAATACCAACATTCGAATTTATCTTCAAACCGATGAAATAGACAAAGAACTAAAGGTTCTTATCTTTTTAAAAATCCATGCTCCAAATAATTCGAATTCAGAATCTCGAAACATTGAAACTCGAGACTACGAAGAAGCTTACAAAGAATATTATAAACCATTTCCGATTGGAACCAAACTTTGGGTGATCCCAACTTGGGAAAAAAATGAACCGGATACCATCAAACTTTGGAAACCAAACGGTGGGATTCCCCTCTTCATCAATCCAGGTGTTGCATTCGGAACAGGACACCACGAAACCACCAAACTTATATTAGAGTATTTAGATGAACTTTATACTAAGGGTGAGTTCCAATTTTTATCCGCTTGTGATGTGGGAACGGGTTCAGGAATTTTATCCATTGGCCTTGCTAAATTCGGAGTATCCAAAATTTTTGCTTTGGACATTGATCCCAATGCGGTGAAAGCAGCTTGGTCCAATTGGACGGAGAACGAATACCCAAAGGGATTTCAATTTAGTGTGGAAGAATCCGGAATCGATAATCCCAAGTTATCGAATTTCAAATATGATTTAGCGATTGCCAATATTACCTATGCCGTATTATCACAAAACATTCGTCATCTGGCAAAAATTGACGCACCAAGAATCATTTTTTCTGGAATCATCACTGAAAAAAAAGATCAGTTCTTAGGTTTATTACAAAGCCATTTACCAGGCAAACTCCTCTACTCCAAAGAATGGAATGAATGGTGGGTTCTCGACTGGGTTCGTAACTAATCTTTATTTAAATATTTAATTAAACTTACCTGGTTTCCCCTATCGTTGTATTCGATACGATCAAAAACAGACTTTGTCATTAGAATTCCACGTCCATGTTGCACATGGGCTTCGTTCATTGCTTCTATTGATTTTTCCATATGTTTTTTATGATCAAAACCACGACCTTCATCTGTGATTCGATAGGCTACGTATTCTTTGGTAAATGAATATTCGATTTTGACTCGTTTTTGGCTATAACGCGGATCTTCTTGTCTTTTTTGTAAAAACTCTAAATAATTTCCATCGATGAGGGCCTTCGACTTTTCATCAAAACTAATATTTAAATTTCCATGTTCCACTGCATTGATTATAATTTCACGAACAGAAGATCTAACTTCCGTTTGCTCAATTGTATTTAAGTATTTTGCAAGTTGAGAAGTGATCTTTTGAGAGACAAGTTCCGCATTACGTAAGTAATTATTCATGGAAAGTTCAATTTTTTCTGATTCAATGAGTTGGATGATGGTGTCTTCATATTGAGAAGACATAGTAACAAGAACTTCTCTTGTTTCATCAAAGTCGATGTACTGCAATCGGCAATACATCTCTTTTGGTTCTTTTACATATTTTTGACCAAACTCTGTTTTGAAATTAATAATGGAACCTGTCATTTTTAAATCAGTAAGTTTGTCATTAACATACATCACATTATAATCTGATTTTTGATCCCTACCCATATAGAGTAAGTCTGTGATTTTTTTCCCACGTAAATCATCCAATCGAAAACCCATATGTTTTGATAGTGCCCTGTTCGCATTGATGACTTCAAAATTTTCGTTCATCATAAGAATCACTTCATCAGATCCTTGGAAAATTTCTCGGAACCGTTTTTCGGATTCTTCAATTTTCAATTTTGCATGCGAAAGTTCTCTTAGATTGTCTCTGAGACTTCTTGTAAGAAAGTTAATTCTATCAGCAAGACCAAGTGACAACAAAATTGTTTGTAAGGCAGTTCCTATTTGGATGGTCCAACGTGTGATTTGGTTGTCTGGTAAAATACCCAAACTCTTCAATGAATACAAAAGAACACCCAATAGAAAAAAAGACCAAGAGATCAAAAAATACCGAGCCGCCCTGACATTGGATAAATAAGTAGAGGCACCACTAAAAACCATAATGAGAGCCGTCGGAACCGTTAGAAAAATGGCAGTCACCATCGCAATACGGTAATGAAGAAAAAACAAAAGTCCTGAAAAGAGAAATAAAATCCCTGTCCACACCCACATGATTTTTGAAATTTTTGGTAAGTGTTTTTTTAAATTGAGATAGTTGTCCGTAAAAAAGATTCCAGTGATACAAGAGAAACAAATAAAAAAAGGAAGGGAATAGTTTCCCCAAAAAATCCAATCCGGCCAAAGATACTGAAAGGCAAACCCGTTGTTAATCAAATGGAAAAAGAAAATGGAACTAATAAAAAATAGATAATAAAGATAACTTTTTTCATAAGTGAAGATATAGATAAAAAAGTTATAAGCAACCATCACAAACAAAATCCCATAAAACAATCCAAAGATCATTTGTTCTTTGTTCAATTGGTCATAAAACTCTCGTTCTGTCCATATACTAAGTGTTAGTGGAATTGTAGATTCGGATTGGATTCGTAAATAATATATGGAACTAGAACCCGGTGCCGATTCTAATGGATATACAGGATTTCTATAGTCCAAATTTCTTTTTGAAAATGGATGGATATCACCTAAGGTTCTCACAAGTGTTTTGGGAAGGTTGTTTCCAAAAATCTGAATTTCATCTAAGAGAGGAAAATCAAATACTAAATTCCAACGGATGAGTTCCTCTGTGGGATTTTGAACTTGCACCC containing:
- a CDS encoding 7TM diverse intracellular signaling domain-containing protein, which gives rise to MFFRHLKIYFVSLVVFFPGILFSESAIVLSPQLSGKLIWQEVLVLEDKDLSLSETSIINGSNDSRFQKITSPNLGFSRSTFWVRVQVQNPTEELIRWNLVFDFPLLDEIQIFGNNLPKTLVRTLGDIHPFSKRNLDYRNPVYPLESAPGSSSIYYLRIQSESTIPLTLSIWTEREFYDQLNKEQMIFGLFYGILFVMVAYNFFIYIFTYEKSYLYYLFFISSIFFFHLINNGFAFQYLWPDWIFWGNYSLPFFICFSCITGIFFTDNYLNLKKHLPKISKIMWVWTGILFLFSGLLFFLHYRIAMVTAIFLTVPTALIMVFSGASTYLSNVRAARYFLISWSFFLLGVLLYSLKSLGILPDNQITRWTIQIGTALQTILLSLGLADRINFLTRSLRDNLRELSHAKLKIEESEKRFREIFQGSDEVILMMNENFEVINANRALSKHMGFRLDDLRGKKITDLLYMGRDQKSDYNVMYVNDKLTDLKMTGSIINFKTEFGQKYVKEPKEMYCRLQYIDFDETREVLVTMSSQYEDTIIQLIESEKIELSMNNYLRNAELVSQKITSQLAKYLNTIEQTEVRSSVREIIINAVEHGNLNISFDEKSKALIDGNYLEFLQKRQEDPRYSQKRVKIEYSFTKEYVAYRITDEGRGFDHKKHMEKSIEAMNEAHVQHGRGILMTKSVFDRIEYNDRGNQVSLIKYLNKD
- a CDS encoding 50S ribosomal protein L11 methyltransferase, translated to MEYRELKVNLPKELSDSFYELLDTLQCAGYYEILFDGEAPKEKDQGLIRDNTNIRIYLQTDEIDKELKVLIFLKIHAPNNSNSESRNIETRDYEEAYKEYYKPFPIGTKLWVIPTWEKNEPDTIKLWKPNGGIPLFINPGVAFGTGHHETTKLILEYLDELYTKGEFQFLSACDVGTGSGILSIGLAKFGVSKIFALDIDPNAVKAAWSNWTENEYPKGFQFSVEESGIDNPKLSNFKYDLAIANITYAVLSQNIRHLAKIDAPRIIFSGIITEKKDQFLGLLQSHLPGKLLYSKEWNEWWVLDWVRN
- a CDS encoding helix-turn-helix domain-containing protein; protein product: MVSKVEQPSDGIDQLISESGDYITDVVKENLKLIRHTKGFSLDKLANRCGVSRAMLSQIEQGKSVPTISVLWKIANGLNVPFSELLKEKNQDGIHILKAENSKVLYSNSKVFASRALFPFLGNRKTEFYELILKPGGHEVAEPHKTGTTENLVVVSGKLRLRVGEKVVELDQKDSVFFKADVSHEYSNPTDQETLMYLVMDYTDEIG
- a CDS encoding HAD family hydrolase; translation: MTNLTKNSWTDEIFDRLTTIIPKAPGLACFDFDNTLIRNDFGEKIMEELLHDGLIYVQKDLSDFFRDKETWKDHTKLETTEKERLIWEEYSYQLKEYGIETGYRWTSFIFQGMNQNEYYEVSRRTWERVNIPNSDSGVFPQVEMKDLIGYLNYHHWTVYIVTASPEPGIAAVSHFFPVEESKVIGMRQELGEDGKYSHKLIEPYTYGDGKVKAIEERIGVYPDLAFGDSFNDYPMLCRAKQMAVGINRDNPEFAKACSEKGIYVQPYFTFPPVFT
- the rsmI gene encoding 16S rRNA (cytidine(1402)-2'-O)-methyltransferase; its protein translation is MNRLYLVSNSIGNDADIPPRTKTLLEEADWIIGEEQRTTSTILKKLGIAKPFDLLNEHTSRKEMDEIGMKLATTKRTCLISDSGSPGLEDPGKWLVPLAWEMGVEVRSAPGPTALVAALTSSGFATSPFLFLGFLPREEKERERTLKQYLGLGITIAFYETAYRAKHCLETLSKILPGDRQIFLALGISMASETSYRGSAKEIHKKFPQGLKLPPVFVIEEKKERSKR